The region CAAAGAGGTAGGCGCCGGATTCGGCAGCTTTCTCGAGAAATCCCGGCGCGGTCAAAGCGCGAATGGTGGCCACCGCCGCCGCCGCGCTAAGAGGATTTCCGCCAAAGGTACACGCGTGAGATCCGGGTTCGAATCCGTTAGCGACTTCATCCGTGCACCCCATGGCCCCGATCGGCACACCGTTGCCGAGCCCCTTCGCCAACGTCATAATATCCGGCGTGATGCCATAGCCCTGATGGGCAAAGAGGGTGCCGGTTCGACCCAGACCCGTCTGAACTTCGTCCAGAATCAAAAGGACGTTTTTGTCATCACAGAGCGTGCGCACCTGATGCCAGTACTCCGCCGAGGGAACGCGCACGCCGCCCTCGCCCTGGATCGGCTCCAACAGAACCGCGCCCACCTCCGGCGTGATTGCCGCCTCCAGCGCGCCAATGTCGTTGTAGGGAACATAGTGGAAGCCCGGCATCATCGGCTGAAAGCCATCGTGGTACTTCGGTTGCCCCGTGGCCGTTACCGTCGCCAGCGTGCGGCCGTGGAAGGACTGGTGGGCGGTCACGATGGCGGGCTTGGGCGTCCCCTGCTTGTGCCAGTAACGCCGCGCCAACTTAATGGCCGCTTCGTTCGCTTCGGCGCCGCCATTGCAGAAGAACCACTTCTCCGCGAAACAGCTCTTCGAAAGGGCGGACGCCAGCAGGGTCTGCGCCTCAATATAATAGAGATTGGAAACGTGGACCAGCTTCCTGGCCTGATCGCAGATCGCCTGCGTCACCTCCGGGTGGCAATGGCCCAGGTTACAGACCGCTATGCCCGCGAAAAAATCCAGGTACTCCTTGCCCTCGGCGTCCCACAGGCGCATGCCCTCGCCACGGCTGAGCGCCACCTTGCGCGCGCCATACGTGTTGATAATGTGCGCGTCGTTCAGGGCTTTGATTTCATCGGTCAGGGTCATGTAGGGGGAACTTTCCACGATCATGCTGTTCATTGCGCTTCTCCCGGGGCCTGCAGGTTCAATTGGAATACAGAACCCGCAAGTATGCGCAGTGCACAGCGATGTGCCGGTAGATGGGTTGGGGAAGTCTAGCTGTTGGCCGCCTTCTTCTTCGCGCCGCCGCTCCTGGCCTTCTCTACGGCGGGCTTCGGTTCGGCCTTCTTCTCCGTCTTGGATTCGGCCTTGGACTCCGTCGCCGACGGGGTTGTCCCCTCGGCTTTCGGCTTCTCCGGGGGCGTACCCTTCTTATCTTTGAAGTCCGTCTCGTAAAATCCGGTACCCTTGAAGATAAATCCGGCCCCGCTACCCATCAGGCGCTTGCACTTCTTTCCGCACCGCTCGCACTTCACCTTGGGCTCGGCGGACATTCCGTGAAAGACGTCGAGGACATGGCCGCAACCGCCGCATTCATAGGAATAGGTAGGCACAGCACTGTTACTCCATAGCTGCCCGGCTCAGGGCCGGGATTCGGCAACAAAGCCCCGCCGCGACCGGGTTGGCCGCTGGCCTAAGGGCCTGAAATCAAATACGTTGGCCTGAAGAGACCAACGTAGTCGAGGAAACCGTGTATTGTAGCAGAGCGCCTGGGGCAGATCAAAAATCGGAAACGACGCGTGGCGTCAGACAATCCGATCGATCAGTCGGAGCCGACTGATCGATCAGACCAAAAGCCACAAGATTTGGGAGGGTCCAGGAAAAGACGATATACTGCGGGCGCAACCAAGGAGTACATTATGGAAGAACTACTGGCCTGGCGTCTGGAAGATGTTCCACCAGAACAGGTTATGCTTGTGGTGGCCGGCATGGCGGGCGTCGGTTTCCTGTACTGCTTTCTTGGTTACCGCCTCATCAAGCTCATCCTCGGCCTCACGGGATTCCTGCTGGCGGGAAGCGCGGCCGCGGTTATCGTCGGCTTCCTGAGCTACGGACACCTCATCGGTATGGGCATCGCCCTCTGCGTAGGCGGCTTCTGCGGCGCCATGGCCCTCTTCTTCCTCTACCGAACCGGCATCTTCTGCCTGGGCATGCTCGGGGCCAGCGTCGCGGCCTACTCCGTGCTCCAGGGACGTGAAGACCCGTGGATCCTCTGGGCCGTCGCCGGAATCGGGCTCGCCGGTGGACTCCTCGCCATTCTCGTTGAGCGGCCAGTCATGAAGCTCGCCACCGCTGCGATCGGCGCGATGCTTATGACACAGGCGGGCCTGGCCCTGGCCCGTGCGAAAGGACTTCTCGACCTGGCCCCCGGATCCACTCCCGAAACCGCCCCTGGAACACCGGCACCCTACTTCGGCTGGATGGTCGTCGCAATCTGGCTCTTTATTACCCTTGTCGGCGCCGCCGCCCAGTTCGGCACGGGCGCCAGAAAAAAGGAGCGTTGAGGTTCCGCCTATCCGCGACGACGTCCAAGTACGCGCCACCCCGAAAACCCGATCACTCCCGTCGCCACCATCAGACCAAGTGTCCCCGTCACCGGCAGGCCAGCCGGAGCCGCAGCCGTAAGCAGCGTATAGACCGTGCTCTCCAGTATGGTGCCCGTTCCATCGTCGTAGGTCACGGTGTAAACCGCTTCGTCGCTCTGCAGCACCGGTGAGAATTCGAGTGATGCCCCGCGCGTGCCCGTAATACGCGGTGCGTTCTCATTCATCACAAGGCCGTTACGTTTCCAAACATATTGGGAAAAGCCCGCCGGCGCAATCAGTGAAAGAGGCTGGTTCCTGAAGATATCTCCCGGCGTGGGGTTGCTGGTGATGGCCGCCCCGGTTTTCGGGACCTGCTTCATGATAAACGTATCAAAGCTGCCCGCGGCGGTCAGATTGGTCGCGCTCGCACTCGTATCAAAGTCCAGCATGTTGGAATAGAGCCCCGTGGTGAACAGGCTGCCCGCCCCGTCGGTAATGATCGTGCCTCCTAATTCACGCCCGAGCGTCCCCCGCTGCTCCGTCCACTTCCACACGCCGGTCGACGTGAGCTTGGTCATGTAGAAGTCCTCGTCACCGATGCTCGTGGCACTGGCCGCCGTGGCCGAGGCTGGGTCAAAGTCCGCCGTACCTTCAAAAGAACCAACCACAATCACACCGTCGGAACTGTCCACCGTCAAACCATATGCAAACCCATCGTCCATCCCGGTAAAGCCACCGGCCCAGTCAAAGGCGCCAATGGGACTGTACTTCGCCACATAGATGGAACGTGCCGAAAAACTGTCCAGGTTCACCACACCCGCGAGGGGGTCGAAATCCACGGTCCCCTGATAGGTGCCCGCGGCAATTACGTTGCCCCCGCTGTCTATCGCCACACTCAGGCCGTCGTCCTCCCCCGCATCACCGAAACGGTGGGCCCACTGGTATGCGCCGCTGGCGTCCAGCTTGAGCAGAAAAGCATCATTCCCGCCCGCGCTGGCGTGTGAAGCTACCCCGGCGCCGGGATCGAGGTCGACGGTTCCCTGAAAGCTCGCTGTAACGAATATATCGCCCGAGGGTCCCACGGCCAGAAAGCGGCCAAAATCCCGGATGGTTCCCGCAATGCCCACTGCCCAGACGAAACTACCCGCTGAGTCCAGTTTCTGCACGTAGACGTCACTTGGATTCACCGACGTCAGGTTAAATACGCCGGCGCCCGGATCAAAGTCCGGGGTATTACCGAATTGGCCGAAGGTATAAATATTGCCCGCGTCATCCAACTCGAGGGAAATACCAATCTCCGATCGCGGTCCGCTGATGACCTTGACCCAGACAAAATCGCCGGAGGTATCCAGCTTCAACACGAAGGCCTCACTGAAGGCCGAGACCGCGGTCACGCTGGCATCGCCCGCGCCGGGGTCAAAATCGACCGTGCCCAGAAACATACCCGTCACGTACACATTCCCGCCCGCGTCTGCCTTCAACCCGAAGCAGTAATCCACGTTGGTGGAACCAAAAGTATGGACCCACTGGAGCGCGCCCGCGGGATCGTACTTCGCCACGAAGCCGTCATACATTCCGGCACTCGTCCGAGTTACGCTGCCCACCCCGGGATCGAAGTCCGTGGTACCTTCAAAAAAGCCCGACAGGTAGATATTCCCCGTACCGTCGAGCGCCACGCCGGAAGCATTCTCCTCAAGCGTCCCGCCGATACCTTGAACGAATTCGAAGGCCACGTCCTGCGCACGGGCCGCCGAATGCATACCTCCGATTAGAATCAGTGTGCAGACCAACGCCCTGTAAACACCGCAGCGTTGCGTGAAAATGCGACAAACCATACCCAAGTACCTCCCGGCCCGTTCACCGAACCCATCTCGCCCAGGATGCCTCGTTCCCTCGTATCCCATAAGTCCAGCCACAATCGACACTTTATCACAGAAAATGAGTATACAATTCAAAAAAGCAACGGAGTTCTCTTAATGTCGCGGACCATCAAGACGACAGGTCCCCCCTGCCCGTATTCGTCTGCTATACTCCCGCATCAACCCGATTAATCACCCTTACGGAGTCGAAGAACTTATGAGCAAACAGCCCACCATCCACTTCTCAGGCATTGGCGGCACCGCGATGGTGGCCGGGGCGCGTCTGGCGCTGGAAGCTGGTTGGGAAGTTCGGGGCAGCGACAATCCGCTCTATCCCCCCACCTCAACCATGGTGGCCGCCCTGGGCGTTCCCGTGGCCGACGGCTATGCGGGCGAAAACCTGGATTGGAACCCCGATGTGGTGCTCCTGGGCAATGTATTGAGCCGGGGCAACGCGGAAGTGGAGGCCGCCCTCGCACAGCGCCTGCGCTATATGAGCCTGCCGGAATGGCTGAAGGAACACGTGCTACGCCAGCGACGCCCCGTGGCCATCTGCGGCACCCACGGCAAGACCACCACCACGGCCATTACGGCCCACGTGCTTGCCGAATGCGGCCTTGCCCCCGGCTACCTCATCGGAGGACAACCCCTGAATGTGGAGCACTCCGCCCATCTTGGCCATGTCAGTGCCCCCTTCGTCATCGAGGGCGACGAATACGACACCGCCTTCTTCGACAAGCGGGCGAAGTTTTTTCACTACCTCCCCGAAGTCGCCGTGGTGACCTCCCTGGAATTCGACCACGGCGACATCTATCCCGATCTCGCAGCCATCGAAGTGGCCTTCCAGCGCATGCTGCGTCAGATCCCTTCGCAAGGCCGACTGATCTGCTGCGCCGACAACCACGCCGTCAGCTTGAAGGACTACGCGTACTGCCCCGTGGAGACCTATGGTTTTTCGCAGGACGCAGACTGGCGCGGCGAAGCACTCGGTGCGGAAGGCGGAATGCAACGAATGGCCGTGTATCATGGCGGCAACAAAGTCGGCGAGGTAAGCACCACGCTGACCGGGAAGCACAACCTCCAGAACCTGCTCTCAGCCGTTGCCGTGGCCCACTACTTTGGTGCGCCCATGGGCGCCATCGCAACAGGAGTAGCGACCTTCAAGGGCGTGAAGCGGCGCATGGAGGTCTTCCTCGAATCCGAAGGTGTAACCTACATCGACGATTTCGCCCACCACCCCACGGCCATCACCGAGACCATCGCCGGCGCGCGCATGCGATGGCCCGGACAGCGCCTGCGGGTGCTCTTCGAGCCCCGAAGCAACACGACCGTGACCAATCGCTTCTTCGACGACATGCTCTCCTGCTTCCGCGGTGCGGACGAAGTTTACCTCGGCCCTATTTATCGCGGCGAAAAGATCCCTGCCGATGAACGGCTGGATCGCGAACGGCTGGTCTACCTGCTGACCTCGGCGGGGCTGACGGCGGCGGTAGCCGATGCCCCCAAGGCGCTGGCGCAAGAAATTCACGAATCAGGCAGGGCAGGCGACATCGTGTTGATTCTGAGCAATGGCGCGTTTGGTGGCATTTACCAGCATTTCCGGGATCTGGCCGGGGATTAAGGGGGAAGCCTTGCTGCAAGCGAAGCCCTATCTCCGGGAGGTGATACTCCAGCGGGAAACGATACCTGACCCACTGGCTTATCCCTTCAACATCCCTGCGTTGCGCGCACTCAAACGGGTCGAATTCCACCCCGACGTGACCTTCATCGCAGGAGAAAATGGCACAGGCAAATCTACGCTTATTGAAGCCATCGCAATGAAGCTCGGCTTTTCGCAGGAAGGCGGCACAAAAAACATGCAGGTGCAGACCGCACACACCGTCTCCGGGCTGAGTGAGCACCTCAAATTAGTCCGCAGTTTCGCGCGCCCGAGCGATGGTTACTTCTTTCGGGCGGAGAGCCTCTATAACGTCGCAACCTACATGGATCAGGACGAGCGCGACAAATACCACCTGAGAGCGTACGACAACTTGTCCATGCACAAGCGATCTCATGGTGAATTGTTCTTCACAACGCTGACGAAAAAATTTTCATGGCGACGGACTCTACATTCTGGACGAACCCGAGGCGGCCCTTTCGCCCAACCGGCAGTTGGCAGCGCTAACGGCGATTCACGAACTGGTAAAGGACAACTCACAGTTCATTATCGCCACCCACTCCCCCATTCTCCTGGCCTACCCCAGAGCGAAGATACTCCTCCTCGACGATGAGGGCATTCGTGAAGTGGCGTATACCGAAACCGAGCACTACGAAGTGACAAAGAATTTTCTCAATAGGTACGAGTCGATGCTGGAAATCCTCCTCGAACCACAGATGGAAATTCCCTTCGAATAGGGACAGCGTCGCCTCGGGATTACGGGTGGAAAGAAGCACCTTTTGCCCAAAA is a window of Candidatus Hydrogenedentota bacterium DNA encoding:
- a CDS encoding DUF4203 domain-containing protein gives rise to the protein MEELLAWRLEDVPPEQVMLVVAGMAGVGFLYCFLGYRLIKLILGLTGFLLAGSAAAVIVGFLSYGHLIGMGIALCVGGFCGAMALFFLYRTGIFCLGMLGASVAAYSVLQGREDPWILWAVAGIGLAGGLLAILVERPVMKLATAAIGAMLMTQAGLALARAKGLLDLAPGSTPETAPGTPAPYFGWMVVAIWLFITLVGAAAQFGTGARKKER
- a CDS encoding zinc ribbon domain-containing protein is translated as MPTYSYECGGCGHVLDVFHGMSAEPKVKCERCGKKCKRLMGSGAGFIFKGTGFYETDFKDKKGTPPEKPKAEGTTPSATESKAESKTEKKAEPKPAVEKARSGGAKKKAANS
- the mpl gene encoding UDP-N-acetylmuramate:L-alanyl-gamma-D-glutamyl-meso-diaminopimelate ligase; its protein translation is MSKQPTIHFSGIGGTAMVAGARLALEAGWEVRGSDNPLYPPTSTMVAALGVPVADGYAGENLDWNPDVVLLGNVLSRGNAEVEAALAQRLRYMSLPEWLKEHVLRQRRPVAICGTHGKTTTTAITAHVLAECGLAPGYLIGGQPLNVEHSAHLGHVSAPFVIEGDEYDTAFFDKRAKFFHYLPEVAVVTSLEFDHGDIYPDLAAIEVAFQRMLRQIPSQGRLICCADNHAVSLKDYAYCPVETYGFSQDADWRGEALGAEGGMQRMAVYHGGNKVGEVSTTLTGKHNLQNLLSAVAVAHYFGAPMGAIATGVATFKGVKRRMEVFLESEGVTYIDDFAHHPTAITETIAGARMRWPGQRLRVLFEPRSNTTVTNRFFDDMLSCFRGADEVYLGPIYRGEKIPADERLDRERLVYLLTSAGLTAAVADAPKALAQEIHESGRAGDIVLILSNGAFGGIYQHFRDLAGD
- a CDS encoding aspartate aminotransferase family protein, whose product is MTLTDEIKALNDAHIINTYGARKVALSRGEGMRLWDAEGKEYLDFFAGIAVCNLGHCHPEVTQAICDQARKLVHVSNLYYIEAQTLLASALSKSCFAEKWFFCNGGAEANEAAIKLARRYWHKQGTPKPAIVTAHQSFHGRTLATVTATGQPKYHDGFQPMMPGFHYVPYNDIGALEAAITPEVGAVLLEPIQGEGGVRVPSAEYWHQVRTLCDDKNVLLILDEVQTGLGRTGTLFAHQGYGITPDIMTLAKGLGNGVPIGAMGCTDEVANGFEPGSHACTFGGNPLSAAAAVATIRALTAPGFLEKAAESGAYLFERLAEIARDFESVVEVRGKGLMAGVEFDQPVAPLVGNLIEAGIICGPAGPNVLRFLPPLIVEKEHIDRMVSLLKACLGELKW